TCTCGTCGTCACGTCGTACGGCGTGAGGCCGGCCGTCGTGATGAACCGCGCGAGCTCGTCGAAGGTCGCGGCGAGCCCCGGCTCGTAGAGGCCGCAGGCGCGCAGGTCGATGCCGGCGCCGTCACGACCGAGGATGCCGAGCGTGGGCTCCTGTGCGCTGCCGCCGACCACCAGCTTTGCTTTGTTGCGGAAGTGCGACTCATGACTGGCAAACGGAGCGCGCCACGCACCGTCGGGCACCTGCGCAGCCAGCTCAGCGGCGACGCGCTGCTGCTTGGCGTGGAGCTGATCGGCGTACGGCGTGCCCATCAGGGTGCAGGACCTGCACCTGCCGTGGTCGAAGTAGTTGCACTGCACCGGCTCACTTTACGAGCCGGCGGAGGCTAGTGCTGGCGCGGCAGCAAGGCGAGCTGCCGGCTTTGCGCGATGAGCCGGTCCGAGTCGTCCCACACGACACCGTCTTCCTCCAGGAAACCGCCGGTGACGAAGCGTGTGGTGAACTCGCATCGCAGCCAGCCACCCTCGGGACGCGCCCGGACATGGGCCGTCAGCTCAACTGTGGGAGTCCAAGCCACCGGCAGCGCCGCGTTAAACGCGGTCGGCGGGAAGGCATCGACGGCAAGCAGCAGCCCGAGCGAGTCGAGTGGCTCGTCATCGAGCAGCCGGAACCAGCCGCGCACCTGTGCCCGCCCATGCGGCGCCCCGGAGATGAACCCGACATCGTCCGGATGCATGCGCAGGTCGATGTTGTTCATCATCGGCGGCGGGAAGCCCGATGTGCCCTCGACGCGCACGCACTCATCCGGCGGTGGGAGCTGCGGGGGAGCGCCCTCGACGCGTTCGACCGTCGTGGCTCGCGAGCTTAGGTCGCCGAACGTCCCGGTCGCATGCAGCAGCATCTTGTCGTCTCGCGTCATGCCACCGGTCACCGTGGTGAAGGTCTTGCCGGCCTTGAGCACGGTCGCGTCGATGTCGACCGGCCCAGGTTTGCCCGGCGACAGATAGTGCGCGGTTACCGAGACCGCGTCGGGCTTCCCGCTCGCATCCCGCAGCGCGCGCGCCAGTGTCGCAAGCAGGTAGCCGCCGTTGGCGTTACCGGCGATGTCCCATCCCTCGGCGAGCGTGGCGCTGTAGCGGGCGTCATTCTCACGGCGCACCGCTGTGGCAGAGGCGAAGCGACCGGGCGCAGATTCAGGCATGGGCCCGATCTTAGGGGGCGAGAGCCGCCTCGATGTCACCGGCGATCTTGGCCGGCTTGGTCGACGGCCCGAACCGGTCGATGACCTGACCGTCTCGGCCGATGAGGAACTTGGTGAAGTTCCACTTGATCCGGTCGCCGAGTACGCCGCCCTTCTGGTCGCGCAGCCACTGATACAGCGGATGAGCGTCGGCGCCGTTGACGTCGATCTTGGCGAACATCGGGAAGCTCACGCCGTAGTTGGTCTGGCAGAAGCCGGAGATCTCAGCCTCGTCCCCGGGTTCCTGGTGACCGAACTGGTCGCAGGGGAAACCGAGCACGACGAACCCGTCGTCGCCGTACTTGTCCCATAGCTGCTGCAGTCCTTCGTACTGCGGGGTGAAGCCGCATTTGGAGGCGGTGTTGACGACGAGGGCAACCTTGCCGTCGTACATCGATAGGGGCTGCTCCTGGCCGTCGATCGTGGTGGCGCGAAACTCGTGCAGTGACGTCATGACAGTCCTTCGTTGTCGAGCGCCCGTCGGATGGCCGCTAGCGGCGCGGCATCAGCACGGTGTAGTCGAAGTCGAGTACGACGGACGGGTCGTAC
The nucleotide sequence above comes from Epidermidibacterium keratini. Encoded proteins:
- a CDS encoding glutathione peroxidase — its product is MTSLHEFRATTIDGQEQPLSMYDGKVALVVNTASKCGFTPQYEGLQQLWDKYGDDGFVVLGFPCDQFGHQEPGDEAEISGFCQTNYGVSFPMFAKIDVNGADAHPLYQWLRDQKGGVLGDRIKWNFTKFLIGRDGQVIDRFGPSTKPAKIAGDIEAALAP
- a CDS encoding thioesterase family protein is translated as MPESAPGRFASATAVRRENDARYSATLAEGWDIAGNANGGYLLATLARALRDASGKPDAVSVTAHYLSPGKPGPVDIDATVLKAGKTFTTVTGGMTRDDKMLLHATGTFGDLSSRATTVERVEGAPPQLPPPDECVRVEGTSGFPPPMMNNIDLRMHPDDVGFISGAPHGRAQVRGWFRLLDDEPLDSLGLLLAVDAFPPTAFNAALPVAWTPTVELTAHVRARPEGGWLRCEFTTRFVTGGFLEEDGVVWDDSDRLIAQSRQLALLPRQH